Proteins encoded in a region of the Rutidosis leptorrhynchoides isolate AG116_Rl617_1_P2 chromosome 9, CSIRO_AGI_Rlap_v1, whole genome shotgun sequence genome:
- the LOC139869288 gene encoding uncharacterized protein, translating to MAKTIDDKLITRESNPSATIRNNLIPLKIGIFIWRVLRKRIATKEELDRRGIDLDTLLCPICNDVVESVDHAIYSCKSAKEIWSGILKWWNLPLPLSSTLEEMIKCSCIATKNSRKKKVWQAIVWVTCYLIWKSRNLKVFKKDGWATSKIISEIQVKSFEWIKNRSRNSSMSWHHWLTSPTSSCALGASFDPG from the coding sequence ATGGCTAAAACGATAGACGACAAGTTAATCACAAGGGAATCCAATCCATCGGCTACAATCAGAAATAATCTCATTCCGTTAAAGATTGGTATCTTCATCTGGAGGGTCTTAAGAAAAAGAATAGCAACAAAAGAAGAACTCGACCGGAGAGGGATCGACTTGGACACGTTATTATGCCCAATATGTAATGATGTGGTCGAGTCGGTTGATCACGCCATTTATTCATGCAAATCCGCCAAAGAAATTTGGTCCGGCATCCTTAAATGGTGGAATCTTCCCCTCCCCTTGAGTTCCACGCTAGAGGAGATGATTAAATGTTCGTGCATAGCAACAAAGAATTCGAGAAAAAAGAAAGTTTGGCAAGCAATTGTGTGGGTTACGTGTTATTTGATTTGGAAAAGTAGAAATCTAAAGGTTTTTAAAAAGGACGGATGGGCTACATCGAAGATCATAAGTGAGATACAAGTGAAATCATTTGAGTGGATTAAAAACCGTTCGAGAAACTCCTCTATGTCTTGGCATCATTGGCTTACTAGTCCGACATCGTCATGTGCACTTGGAGCTAGTTTTGATCCGGGGTGA